From the Chloroflexus aurantiacus J-10-fl genome, one window contains:
- a CDS encoding glycerophosphodiester phosphodiesterase, which translates to MTPLIIAHRGASADAPENTLAAFELARHQQADMIELDLQLTADGEIVVFHDDTTARWNGRDEPVARLTLAELRHLDIGGERVPTLAETLDWARSAAMPLNLELKRPGMAARCVQLVREFGMVDQVIVSSFYEQALHELRATDPVIARGYLMGIRTYRPDIRLREFWPFLALRRVEATAWHPYHGLPGLDWILPKVRRAGYKVNVWTVDDPVRLRDLAALGASGLITNRPAAARAALSKG; encoded by the coding sequence ATGACGCCATTGATCATTGCGCATCGTGGGGCATCGGCTGATGCTCCGGAGAACACGCTGGCGGCCTTTGAACTGGCCCGCCACCAACAGGCTGATATGATCGAGCTGGATTTGCAACTAACGGCGGATGGGGAGATTGTGGTCTTTCACGACGATACGACGGCGCGTTGGAACGGTCGGGATGAGCCGGTGGCCCGACTGACGCTGGCCGAGCTGCGGCACCTCGACATTGGCGGCGAGCGGGTGCCGACGCTAGCCGAGACGTTGGATTGGGCACGGAGTGCGGCGATGCCGCTCAATCTTGAGCTAAAGCGGCCCGGTATGGCAGCGCGCTGTGTGCAACTTGTGCGTGAATTTGGCATGGTTGATCAGGTGATCGTTTCGTCATTTTATGAACAGGCACTGCACGAATTACGTGCGACCGATCCGGTGATTGCCCGCGGCTATCTCATGGGGATTCGCACGTATCGGCCCGATATACGGCTGCGCGAGTTCTGGCCATTTCTGGCGCTGCGGCGGGTCGAGGCTACGGCGTGGCATCCGTACCACGGCTTGCCCGGTCTCGATTGGATCTTGCCGAAAGTCCGACGCGCCGGGTATAAGGTGAATGTGTGGACGGTAGATGATCCGGTGCGTCTCCGTGATCTGGCCG
- a CDS encoding glucosaminidase domain-containing protein — MNYRLSRRSLLTLGVVALSQTVVRAQTPETQPIYLPMVMRSPLPGTLLGPPSGTAEAAIAWLSPRSTAYVPYDVGVIVNGYAEIGQAAEIDWFLAIAQCAHETGHLTSWWCQRPRRNPAGIGVTGEIREAPPDQPPGPDWAWDESIQRWRAGLSFASWVGESIPAHLGRLLAYALPPGAGTPYQQQLIDYALWRRPLPDHLRGVAVTITDLNGRWAVPGTEYGQRILALAERMRSEGY, encoded by the coding sequence ATGAACTATCGTTTAAGCCGCCGTTCACTGCTGACATTAGGTGTTGTTGCTCTCAGTCAGACGGTTGTCCGTGCGCAAACGCCGGAAACGCAACCGATTTATCTGCCAATGGTTATGCGTTCGCCACTGCCGGGCACGTTACTCGGCCCTCCCAGCGGTACCGCAGAAGCGGCGATTGCCTGGCTGTCTCCACGCAGCACAGCCTACGTCCCCTACGATGTTGGTGTCATCGTCAATGGCTACGCCGAGATTGGTCAGGCGGCTGAAATTGACTGGTTTCTGGCCATTGCGCAATGCGCGCATGAAACCGGTCATCTAACCTCGTGGTGGTGTCAACGACCACGCCGTAATCCCGCCGGCATTGGCGTGACCGGAGAAATCCGCGAAGCGCCGCCCGATCAGCCACCAGGCCCCGATTGGGCGTGGGACGAGAGTATTCAACGCTGGCGAGCCGGGTTGAGTTTCGCGTCGTGGGTCGGCGAGTCGATCCCGGCGCATTTGGGGCGGTTGCTGGCCTATGCCCTTCCGCCGGGTGCCGGTACACCCTATCAGCAGCAACTGATCGACTATGCCCTCTGGCGGCGTCCGCTCCCTGACCATCTACGCGGTGTGGCGGTAACGATCACCGATCTGAACGGACGATGGGCAGTGCCGGGTACAGAATACGGTCAGCGCATCCTGGCTCTGGCCGAGCGGATGCGGAGTGAAGGTTATTGA
- a CDS encoding SCO family protein yields MRRFLFICWIVMICTACSAVSPPGTTTATIIDPPTVLSDFQLPASTGHDLRLSDLRGQPVLLYFGYTRCPDYCPITLSEFRRTREQLGADGEKVHFVLISVDPAHDTPEVLAAYLRGFGEGFIGLQGDDATLRRISKEYGLTYRHGGGHQQHGDAGVEHSTASYLIDQNGRLRIVYQYGTAANVYVQDIRDLLKEAQ; encoded by the coding sequence ATGCGGCGGTTCCTGTTCATCTGCTGGATAGTGATGATATGCACGGCCTGCTCGGCTGTCAGTCCACCGGGCACGACAACCGCAACCATCATCGATCCCCCAACTGTGTTGAGTGATTTTCAGTTGCCGGCCAGTACCGGTCATGATCTACGGTTGAGTGATTTACGTGGTCAGCCGGTGTTGCTCTATTTCGGGTATACCCGTTGTCCTGACTATTGTCCGATTACGCTCAGTGAATTTCGGCGCACACGCGAACAACTCGGTGCTGATGGTGAAAAGGTGCATTTCGTGTTGATCAGCGTTGATCCGGCGCACGATACGCCAGAGGTCCTTGCTGCGTATCTACGTGGTTTTGGTGAGGGTTTTATCGGCTTGCAGGGTGATGATGCGACGCTGCGCCGTATCAGTAAAGAGTACGGTCTGACGTATCGCCATGGAGGGGGCCATCAACAGCATGGCGACGCCGGTGTCGAACACAGTACGGCGAGTTATTTAATCGATCAGAATGGCCGGCTACGGATCGTTTATCAATATGGAACCGCTGCGAATGTGTATGTGCAAGACATTCGCGATCTGCTCAAAGAAGCTCAATGA
- a CDS encoding CAP domain-containing protein: MTYQKMVRHWCMLLLLPVCVTFTALAFDPTVQTPSLLLDEALTVYYGNLARREVGQPPLRWNRQLTYASRWFAWDSVENRPTPYCGHQDTNGQWPSDRAPLFGYLGSSGAENAYCGYMRPQDAINGWLNSPGHRANLLSAGHREIGLGYYRRASDGRGYIAQMFGNDSTYAPVIIEHEAPQTLNPSVSLYLHQRQAQSGFAGLRPANALMVANEPCFVDAQW; this comes from the coding sequence ATGACCTATCAGAAGATGGTACGTCACTGGTGTATGCTGCTGTTGCTACCGGTATGTGTTACTTTCACTGCCCTCGCCTTCGATCCCACCGTGCAAACCCCATCATTGCTATTGGACGAAGCGTTGACGGTATACTACGGCAACCTGGCCCGCCGTGAGGTCGGGCAGCCGCCACTCCGCTGGAACCGACAACTGACCTATGCGTCGCGCTGGTTTGCCTGGGATTCGGTAGAGAATCGGCCTACTCCATATTGTGGACATCAGGATACCAACGGCCAATGGCCGAGTGATCGGGCACCACTGTTTGGTTATCTGGGTAGTAGTGGTGCTGAAAATGCGTATTGTGGCTACATGAGGCCGCAGGATGCGATCAATGGCTGGTTGAATAGCCCCGGTCATCGGGCTAACTTGCTGAGCGCCGGTCATCGAGAGATTGGGTTGGGCTATTACCGTCGTGCCAGTGATGGGAGAGGCTACATTGCGCAAATGTTTGGGAATGACTCAACGTATGCCCCGGTTATTATCGAGCACGAAGCCCCGCAAACGCTGAACCCTTCAGTATCGTTGTATCTCCATCAGCGACAGGCTCAATCCGGGTTCGCCGGTCTCAGACCAGCAAATGCATTGATGGTGGCCAACGAACCGTGCTTCGTCGATGCGCAATGGTAA
- a CDS encoding ABC transporter permease, translating into MQQTLPVTRVSPRVRSLQRFEWPALGLPVTLMLLLVFWQAGVTLSGYPAFILPSPALVAGRFWQALSSGLLWQHTLATLSAALGGFTLALIIALILGYTLAHIRWLEQALAPVLAASQAIPVVAVAPLIILWFGAGLTSKVLVAALITFLPILINTVVAIRSIPRELIEMAYISGANRWQLLRYVEAPLALPVLFGGVRTGLALATTGAVVGEFVAGRVGLGALINIARGLFDTPLIFVALATLALITLTLYVLAGLLERLLVRWEAS; encoded by the coding sequence ATGCAGCAAACATTGCCTGTAACAAGGGTCTCGCCGCGGGTCAGATCACTACAACGCTTCGAGTGGCCGGCTCTCGGTTTACCAGTCACCCTGATGCTCCTGCTCGTATTCTGGCAGGCAGGAGTGACTCTGAGCGGCTACCCGGCCTTTATTCTGCCTTCGCCGGCCCTGGTTGCCGGACGTTTCTGGCAGGCACTGAGTAGTGGTTTGCTCTGGCAGCACACTCTCGCCACCCTGAGCGCGGCTCTGGGCGGGTTCACGCTGGCACTGATCATCGCGCTTATCCTGGGTTACACGCTAGCACACATCCGCTGGCTCGAACAGGCCCTGGCCCCGGTGCTGGCCGCCAGTCAGGCGATCCCGGTGGTGGCAGTCGCTCCCCTCATTATCCTGTGGTTTGGCGCCGGCCTGACCTCGAAAGTTCTGGTGGCTGCACTGATCACCTTTCTGCCGATTCTTATCAATACGGTGGTCGCGATTCGCAGCATTCCCCGCGAACTGATCGAGATGGCATACATCAGTGGCGCCAATCGCTGGCAACTGCTGCGCTACGTCGAAGCTCCGCTGGCGCTGCCGGTACTGTTCGGCGGTGTCCGCACCGGGCTGGCGCTCGCCACAACCGGTGCCGTAGTCGGCGAGTTTGTCGCCGGACGGGTTGGCCTGGGCGCGTTGATCAATATTGCTCGTGGTCTGTTCGATACGCCATTGATCTTTGTTGCCCTGGCAACACTGGCCCTGATCACGTTAACCCTCTACGTGCTGGCCGGTTTGCTGGAACGACTACTGGTTCGCTGGGAAGCATCATAG
- a CDS encoding ABC transporter substrate-binding protein, with the protein MMKLRVLTLGILIILLITACSAPTPTTPAAAPTAAPAPNAQPTLQQVTLAMSYIPNIQFAPYYVAAAKGYYAAEGIEVVFDYNFENDVLQRAATWPTSGVAFATTSGTSVLLARQQGLPVKTVMTLYQRFPIAFFAKSNVPLASVNDLRGQTIGIPGRFGESFYALLAALYAGGMSEADVTVQEIGFTQTAAVMEDKVPVAIGYAMNEPVQLRGQGVEVNVLLAADVFNLAANGIAVSEALIAQNPELVRKFVRASLRGLADTLANPDEAFDLSLQFIPEAQLGDLSLQRQVLQESLPFWQNELTAQYGLGYTDGQLWTRTEEFMRAAGLLSAPVDVQQAFTNEFVPGGSY; encoded by the coding sequence ATGATGAAACTCCGTGTGCTTACTCTGGGTATCCTGATCATCCTGCTCATCACCGCGTGCAGTGCGCCAACACCGACCACGCCTGCTGCGGCACCGACGGCTGCGCCGGCACCTAACGCTCAACCAACCTTACAACAAGTCACGCTGGCGATGTCGTATATTCCGAACATTCAGTTTGCCCCCTACTATGTCGCGGCTGCCAAAGGCTATTACGCTGCCGAAGGGATTGAGGTCGTCTTCGATTACAACTTCGAGAATGATGTCTTGCAGCGAGCTGCAACCTGGCCGACCAGTGGGGTTGCGTTCGCCACCACCAGCGGCACCTCGGTACTGCTGGCTCGCCAGCAAGGATTGCCGGTCAAGACGGTCATGACGCTCTATCAGCGCTTCCCGATTGCCTTCTTCGCCAAGAGCAATGTGCCGTTGGCAAGTGTGAATGACCTGCGCGGGCAGACGATTGGTATTCCTGGCCGTTTCGGCGAGAGCTTTTATGCGCTTCTGGCTGCGCTCTACGCCGGCGGTATGAGCGAAGCCGATGTGACCGTGCAGGAGATCGGCTTCACCCAAACCGCTGCGGTGATGGAAGATAAGGTGCCGGTCGCGATTGGCTACGCGATGAACGAACCGGTTCAGTTGCGCGGTCAGGGTGTCGAAGTGAATGTTCTGCTGGCAGCCGATGTCTTTAACCTGGCCGCCAATGGTATCGCCGTAAGTGAGGCCCTGATCGCTCAGAATCCTGAGCTGGTACGGAAATTTGTGCGGGCCAGTCTGCGCGGGCTGGCCGATACGCTGGCCAATCCTGATGAGGCGTTTGATCTGAGCCTGCAATTCATTCCCGAAGCCCAACTGGGCGATCTCTCATTACAACGCCAGGTATTGCAAGAGAGTCTTCCCTTCTGGCAAAATGAATTAACTGCGCAATACGGTTTGGGCTACACCGACGGCCAGCTCTGGACGCGCACCGAGGAGTTTATGCGCGCAGCGGGATTGCTGTCTGCGCCGGTTGATGTGCAGCAGGCGTTCACGAATGAGTTTGTACCGGGCGGATCGTACTGA
- a CDS encoding AAA family ATPase, producing MPPLHPARATHLPDSVGPNASGKSTFLDVLVFLKDILEEGLQKAVQKRARSVRDLVWQMEPHPVELAVELHIPEHLRHKKDDSRIRYEVRIGTDEEGMLTFLVENLWLVREALHTNHSTQDVSKTVFPAEMKPPPSIVKMPGKRAPAGYRKVMSRTADGRVYVRSETSDWNFPLHVGKDRAGLLLIPEEARFPVSQWLRKMLTEQLHFVMLSSQHMRWPCHPEAPKTFQPDGANLAIVVERLQHQPLQLELWVDHLRTVLPDIKTITVKEREEDRYRYLVVITKDGKLLPSWLLSDGTLRLFALTLLAYLPEKKGVYIIEEPENGIHPRALEAVYQSLSSVYEGQIFCTTHSPILLNLARPRELLCFALTQHGATDIVPGDQHPHLKEWRSEIALGDLLASGMPG from the coding sequence ATGCCTCCGCTACATCCGGCAAGAGCTACACACCTTCCAGATTCTGTAGGACCGAATGCCAGTGGGAAGAGTACGTTCCTGGATGTGCTGGTGTTCTTGAAAGACATCCTCGAAGAGGGGTTACAAAAAGCGGTGCAGAAACGTGCGCGCTCGGTACGCGATCTTGTCTGGCAGATGGAGCCACATCCTGTTGAACTCGCTGTAGAACTCCACATTCCTGAACACCTCCGTCATAAAAAAGATGACAGCCGGATACGCTACGAAGTTCGGATCGGAACCGACGAAGAAGGAATGCTCACATTTCTGGTAGAAAACCTCTGGCTGGTTCGGGAAGCTCTGCATACCAACCATTCCACCCAAGATGTATCCAAAACGGTCTTTCCGGCAGAAATGAAACCACCGCCATCGATTGTGAAGATGCCAGGCAAAAGAGCGCCGGCTGGCTACCGAAAGGTGATGTCGCGTACTGCTGATGGTCGCGTGTACGTGCGCTCAGAAACTTCCGATTGGAATTTTCCCTTGCATGTAGGGAAAGACCGGGCAGGTCTCTTACTCATTCCCGAAGAAGCCCGTTTTCCTGTAAGCCAATGGCTGCGCAAGATGCTCACAGAGCAACTTCACTTTGTAATGCTCAGCAGCCAGCATATGCGCTGGCCTTGCCACCCGGAAGCGCCCAAAACATTTCAGCCCGATGGAGCCAATCTGGCAATTGTCGTGGAACGTCTTCAGCATCAACCTTTACAGTTAGAGCTTTGGGTAGACCATCTACGAACAGTTTTACCTGACATCAAAACAATTACCGTGAAGGAGCGGGAAGAGGATCGTTATCGGTATCTTGTTGTCATTACTAAAGACGGTAAGCTACTTCCCTCCTGGCTCCTGTCAGATGGAACGCTGCGGCTGTTTGCATTGACACTCCTGGCATATCTCCCGGAAAAGAAGGGAGTCTACATTATTGAGGAACCGGAAAATGGCATCCATCCTCGTGCGCTGGAAGCCGTATACCAGTCACTCTCATCGGTTTACGAAGGGCAGATTTTCTGTACAACACACTCACCAATCTTACTCAACCTTGCCAGACCACGTGAACTACTCTGTTTTGCGTTAACGCAACACGGTGCAACAGACATCGTACCCGGAGATCAACATCCGCACCTTAAGGAGTGGCGATCTGAAATTGCACTCGGTGACCTGCTTGCCAGTGGGATGCCAGGATGA
- the mads4 gene encoding methylation-associated defense system protein MAD4 translates to MNRQRKDIVFLVADLDMEYAIRGLMARPEALGTRSNITFDVFRHPQRDPGVFRHADAWLRTRYRNYQYALVMFDREGCGREDVDAPGLEAAIEERLYRTGWENRCIAVVLDPELEMWVFANSRQVINIIAKGDEHLYSETLKIADRFPNGKPRNPKQVMEKLLRQKQIPRSSSLFQKLAQQVSLTGCQDRAFQRFRQALCEWFLAGTNRPLVLCNFQRFRQALCEWFPRP, encoded by the coding sequence ATGAATAGACAGCGAAAGGACATTGTTTTTCTGGTCGCTGACTTAGACATGGAGTACGCTATACGCGGCCTTATGGCTCGTCCTGAAGCGTTAGGCACGCGATCAAACATCACTTTCGATGTGTTCAGGCATCCGCAACGCGATCCCGGTGTATTTCGTCACGCCGATGCATGGCTGCGAACTCGTTACAGGAACTATCAGTACGCACTCGTTATGTTTGACCGTGAAGGCTGTGGCAGAGAAGATGTAGACGCACCAGGTTTAGAAGCAGCGATTGAAGAACGGTTGTATCGTACAGGATGGGAAAACCGTTGCATTGCGGTCGTCTTAGATCCCGAACTGGAAATGTGGGTATTTGCGAATTCTCGTCAGGTCATCAACATCATCGCAAAAGGCGACGAACATCTGTATAGTGAAACGTTAAAAATCGCCGACCGCTTTCCCAACGGAAAACCTCGTAATCCCAAACAGGTGATGGAAAAGCTACTGCGGCAAAAACAGATTCCGCGATCATCTTCTCTCTTCCAGAAGCTCGCCCAACAAGTGAGCCTTACCGGATGCCAGGATAGAGCCTTTCAGCGATTTCGACAGGCGCTATGCGAGTGGTTTCTGGCCGGCACGAACAGACCGCTCGTACTGTGTAACTTTCAGCGATTTCGACAGGCGCTATGCGAGTGGTTTCCCCGCCCGTAG
- a CDS encoding TetR/AcrR family transcriptional regulator yields the protein MAPRDEAELRRQQIIDGALRAFSQLGFERATNRDIARAAGIGSPGLIYHYFKDKTDLLYQVVRERMPLIQLIDSMKELDDTPPEVVLPQLAGRLAHLINQPLTVAIGKIIIGEVLRHPQLAQVINEIGPGRAMNLLAAYLERQMALGRLRRTDPQIAVRLLIGPLYAYFLSRYVLNQPEAHAISPHAMVTEAVDLFLRAMQPEANQNPSS from the coding sequence ATGGCCCCGCGTGATGAAGCCGAACTTCGGCGGCAGCAGATTATTGATGGTGCGCTCAGAGCTTTCTCCCAGTTGGGCTTTGAGCGTGCCACCAATCGTGATATTGCCCGTGCAGCCGGGATTGGATCACCCGGTCTGATCTACCACTACTTCAAAGACAAGACCGACCTGCTCTACCAGGTGGTGCGCGAGCGCATGCCCTTGATCCAGCTCATTGACTCAATGAAGGAGTTAGATGACACCCCGCCGGAGGTGGTGTTACCGCAGCTTGCCGGTCGTCTGGCCCACCTTATCAATCAACCGCTGACCGTCGCGATTGGGAAGATCATTATCGGCGAGGTGCTACGCCATCCCCAGCTTGCGCAGGTGATCAACGAGATCGGGCCAGGGCGGGCAATGAACTTACTGGCAGCCTACCTTGAGCGGCAAATGGCGCTGGGCAGATTACGTCGTACCGATCCCCAAATCGCCGTCCGTCTCCTGATAGGCCCCCTCTACGCCTATTTCTTATCGCGATATGTACTCAACCAGCCTGAAGCGCATGCCATCTCACCACACGCAATGGTAACCGAAGCAGTTGATCTCTTCTTGCGGGCAATGCAACCGGAAGCGAATCAGAACCCCTCTTCCTGA
- a CDS encoding HlyD family secretion protein: MRKFIIPLLAVLLIAGGAYAIFGPNGPGAQSAPSPVPTGEPVVPPLSVEGRVVPAQEAWLRFERSGIVTAILVDEGDTVTAGQALIQLDDRLQRAAVQQAEANLARAQARYALLLAGASAEARAAAEAALQVAVAQATQVALAVVPADEQAIAAQLAEAQAARTRLLAGADPDLIAQAQAVRDQAAANLAAQQSALAAAKVNAQLAVEQAANVLRDRQADYSRIYWENEELRQKLGEDELPQARIDAEAAALRAVQNAEVALAQARVAAEQAVQAEKEGLAAAEARLREAEARLAALLSPPDADQLAAIDARIAAAEASLARLRGDPRQAQLAVAQAQVAQAQAQVAQINAVPREEELAIAQAEIAAAEAALAQARLELANMVLRAPFAGVVSRIELHPGELASPATPALLLGDLRTWHIETTDLSEIDAARITPGAEVTITFDALPGVTLPGRVRTIQPYGVERLGEIVYTALVDLQAYDQRLRWNMTAIVTLTDTNR; the protein is encoded by the coding sequence ATGCGCAAGTTTATCATTCCACTCCTTGCCGTGCTCTTGATAGCTGGTGGCGCATACGCTATCTTCGGGCCGAATGGTCCGGGTGCGCAATCGGCACCGTCGCCGGTTCCGACGGGCGAACCGGTTGTCCCACCGCTGAGTGTCGAAGGGCGCGTCGTGCCGGCGCAAGAGGCATGGTTGCGCTTTGAACGCAGTGGTATCGTCACCGCAATCCTGGTTGACGAAGGTGATACAGTGACGGCGGGTCAGGCATTGATCCAGCTTGATGATCGACTTCAGCGCGCTGCCGTGCAACAAGCGGAAGCGAATCTGGCCCGCGCCCAGGCCCGCTATGCATTGTTGCTGGCCGGGGCATCTGCCGAAGCACGAGCGGCTGCGGAAGCCGCTCTGCAGGTAGCCGTCGCGCAGGCGACGCAGGTGGCGCTGGCGGTTGTCCCTGCCGATGAGCAGGCGATTGCAGCCCAACTCGCCGAAGCCCAGGCCGCACGAACCAGGTTGCTGGCCGGGGCCGATCCCGATCTGATTGCGCAGGCGCAGGCAGTACGTGATCAGGCAGCGGCGAATCTGGCTGCCCAGCAGAGTGCGCTGGCGGCGGCGAAGGTGAATGCGCAACTGGCAGTTGAGCAGGCGGCGAATGTGCTCCGCGACCGCCAGGCCGACTACAGCCGAATCTACTGGGAAAACGAAGAACTACGCCAAAAGCTGGGTGAGGATGAACTTCCCCAGGCCAGAATCGATGCAGAAGCGGCAGCATTACGTGCCGTACAGAACGCCGAGGTAGCGCTGGCCCAGGCCAGAGTGGCCGCCGAACAGGCAGTGCAGGCCGAGAAAGAGGGGCTTGCCGCAGCCGAAGCCCGTCTACGTGAAGCAGAGGCGCGACTGGCTGCGCTCCTCAGCCCACCCGATGCCGATCAACTGGCGGCGATTGATGCCCGAATTGCGGCTGCCGAAGCCAGCCTGGCCCGACTACGGGGCGATCCGCGGCAGGCGCAACTGGCTGTCGCCCAGGCCCAGGTTGCCCAGGCCCAGGCTCAGGTCGCCCAAATCAATGCCGTACCGCGGGAGGAAGAACTGGCTATCGCCCAGGCCGAGATTGCCGCTGCCGAAGCTGCATTGGCCCAGGCCAGGCTCGAACTCGCCAACATGGTATTGCGGGCACCGTTTGCAGGTGTCGTCTCGCGCATTGAACTGCATCCCGGCGAGCTGGCATCACCTGCCACACCGGCTCTTCTGCTGGGCGATCTGCGCACATGGCATATCGAAACCACCGATCTCAGCGAAATTGATGCAGCCCGGATCACGCCGGGGGCGGAAGTAACCATCACCTTTGATGCCTTACCCGGTGTGACGTTGCCGGGACGGGTACGCACCATCCAGCCCTACGGTGTCGAGCGTCTGGGTGAAATTGTGTATACTGCTCTTGTTGATTTACAGGCGTATGATCAGCGTTTACGCTGGAATATGACAGCAATCGTAACCTTGACCGACACAAATCGCTAA
- a CDS encoding ABC transporter ATP-binding protein has product METKTPLITLTAVTKAYATAAGDYLALRGIDLRIDPGEFVAIVGKSGSGKSTLLNIITGIDRASSGEVRVAGADLMQMPESRMASWRGRTVGIVFQFFQLLPTLTTLENVMLPMDFCHIGTLRERRERAMALLERVGLADQADKLPMALSGGQQQRVAIARALANNPPLLVADEPTGNLDSQTAEAVFQLFIELAGQGTTIVMVTHDSDLARRAGRVVLVSDGRIVH; this is encoded by the coding sequence ATGGAGACGAAGACGCCACTAATTACGCTCACCGCTGTAACCAAAGCCTACGCCACGGCTGCCGGCGACTATCTGGCCCTGCGTGGTATCGATCTGCGCATCGACCCCGGCGAATTCGTCGCGATTGTCGGTAAGTCGGGCAGTGGCAAATCAACGCTGCTCAATATCATCACCGGCATTGATCGGGCGAGCAGTGGCGAGGTGCGAGTCGCCGGCGCCGATCTGATGCAGATGCCGGAATCGCGGATGGCGAGCTGGCGTGGGCGCACGGTCGGGATTGTGTTTCAGTTCTTTCAGTTGTTACCAACTCTGACGACGCTGGAAAATGTGATGTTACCGATGGACTTTTGCCATATCGGTACACTGCGCGAACGGCGCGAGCGAGCCATGGCATTGTTAGAGAGGGTTGGGCTGGCCGATCAGGCCGATAAATTGCCCATGGCACTCTCTGGTGGTCAGCAGCAGCGGGTCGCGATTGCCCGTGCTCTGGCCAATAACCCACCGCTCCTGGTCGCCGATGAGCCAACCGGTAATCTCGACTCGCAGACTGCTGAGGCGGTGTTTCAGCTCTTCATCGAACTGGCCGGCCAGGGCACAACGATTGTGATGGTTACGCACGACAGCGATCTTGCCCGGCGGGCTGGTCGGGTGGTACTGGTATCAGATGGCCGGATTGTGCATTGA